The following coding sequences lie in one Clarias gariepinus isolate MV-2021 ecotype Netherlands chromosome 27, CGAR_prim_01v2, whole genome shotgun sequence genomic window:
- the ccdc25 gene encoding coiled-coil domain-containing protein 25, whose translation MVFYFTSAVVSPPCTIYMGKDKYENEDLIKYGWPEDIWFHVDKLSSAHVYLRMPKGKTIEDIPKEVLIDCAQLVKNNSIQGCKMNNINVVYTPWGNLKKTGDMDVGQIGFHRQKEVKTVAVEKKINEIINRLEKTKEEKYPDLAAEKESREREDRNEKKVQIQEMKKREKEDMKRKKEQEELRNYSSLMKSENMTTNEDGNDSDDFM comes from the exons ATGGTCTTCTACTTTACCAGCGCCG TTGTGTCCCCACCCTGTACCATCTACATGGGCAAAGACAAATATGAAA ATGAAGATCTTATAAAATACGGCTGGCCTGAGGACATTTG GTTTCACGTGGATAAACTCTCGTCTGCACACGTGTACCTAAGAATGCCCaaa GGAAAGACAATAGAGGACATACCCAAAGAAGTCCTAATCGACTGCGCACAGCTCGTCAAGAACAATAGCATTCAAG GCTGCAAAATGAACAATATCAACGTTGTTTACACGCCATGGGGAAACCTGAAGAAAACCGGAGACATGGATGTGGGTCAGATTGGCTTTCATCGCCAGAAAGAG GTCAAAACAGTGGCTGTAGAAAAGAAAATCAACGAAATCATCAACCGGTTAGAGaagacaaaggaggagaaataCCCCGATCTCGCAGCGGAGAAAGAGTCCAGAGAACGAGAGGATCGAAACGAGAAAAAGGTCCAGATTCAGGAGAtgaagaaaagggaaaaggaaGACATGAAGAGGAAAAAGGAGCAGGAAGAGTTGAG aaATTACTCATCACTTATGAAAAGCGAAAACATGACCACAAACGAG GATGGTAACGATTCTGACGATTTTATgtaa